Proteins from one Bos taurus isolate L1 Dominette 01449 registration number 42190680 breed Hereford chromosome 7, ARS-UCD2.0, whole genome shotgun sequence genomic window:
- the OR2T6 gene encoding olfactory receptor 2T6 yields the protein MNGNNKTFSSDFTLAGLFTNNKASGFLFSIICAIFFMAIIVNGVVIFLIYIDPHLHTPMYFLLSHLSFIDIMYISTIVPKMLADYLEGERTISFIACTAQYFLYMGFVGAEFFLLGLMAYDRYVAICNPLRYPVLMSHRVCWMILASSWFGGALDSFLLTPITMTLPFCASHKINHFFCEAPTMLRLACGDKAAYEMVMYICCVMMLLIPFSVVIASYAGVLITVHQMKSAEGKKKAFATCSSHMMVVILFYGAALYTYMLPQSYHTPTKDKVFSVFYTIITPLLNPLIYSLRNRDVAEAFKRVLDVGSLKIMSLA from the exons ATGAATGGAAATAATAAGACCTTTTCCAGTGACTTCACCCTTGCAGGGCTCTTCACTAACAACAAAGCCTCTGGCTTCCTTTTCAGCATCATTTGTGCCATCTTCTTCATGGCCATAATAGTTAATGGGGTCGTGATCTTCCTGATCTACATAGACCCTCACCTCCATACCCCCATGTACTTCCTGCTCAGCCACCTCTCCTTCATTGACATTATGTACATCTCCACCATTGTGCCCAAGATGCTGGCCGATTACCTTGAGGGTGAGAGAACCATATCCTTTATTGCCTGTACAGCCCAATACTTTCTCTATATGGGCTTTGTAGGGGCCGAATTTTTCCTCCTGGGACTCATGGCATATGACCGCTACGTGGCCATCTGCAACCCTCTCCGCTATCCTGTCCTCATGAGCCATCGGGTCTGTTGGATGATCTTGGCCAGCTCTTGGTTTGGTGGTGCTTTGGATAGCTTCCTCCTCACCCCTATAACAATGACTCTACCATTCTGTGCTTCACACAAGATCAACCACTTCTTCTGTGAGGCACCCACCATGCTGAGGCTGGCCTGTGGTGACAAAGCTGCCTATGAAATGGTGATGTATATTTGCTGTGTCATGATGCTGCTGATCCCCTTCTCTGTAGTGATTGCTTCCTACGCTGGAGTGCTCATCACAGTGCACCAGATGAAGTCAGCAGAAGGGAAGAAGAAGGCTTTTGCCACCTGCTCCTCACACATGATGGTGGTGATCTTATTCTATGGGGCTGCCCTGTACACATATATGCTTCCCCAATCATACCACACTCCAACTAAAGACAAGGTCTTTTCTGTCTTTTACACTATCATCACCCCCTTGTTAAACCCTCTCATTTACAGTTTGAGAAACAGGGATGTGGCTGAGGCCTTTAAGAGGGTTTTG GATGTTGGGTCCCTAAAGATAATGTCTTTAGCCTAA